GCAGAACTGTGCTACGTGTTCGAGATTCGTGAGGAAGTAGAAACGGGAGCCGCCGCATTGGCAGCACGCTACCGTTCCCTCGAGGATCTTGACGCAATGCGGGTATCGCTGAACCGGCTCAACGATGCGGTGGAACACGGGCAGCCGGCCGCGCAGCACGACATTGACTTCCATCATGCCATTGCCGCCGCTTCGGGGAACCGGTTCTTCCACGAACTTCTGGAGCTATTTGCGGAGCAAATCGTTGAGTCCATCGTCATCGCGCGATCCAACACGGCCAGGACAGGCCGGCTCACGCACAACGTCCAGCTCGAGCACCAGTCGATCTTTGAAGCCATCGAGGAGGGGAATCCGGAGGCGGCGCGAGCCGCCATGCACGTCCACCTCTCCAACGCGAAAAAACGCCTGGGTCTTCGACGCCCAGCAGAATCATCCCGAATCGAGGCCGCGGAATGACGACCGACACCAACATCCCCATGACACCCGCACCTGTCGCTCGGCCAAGCAAGCCGGATACGCCGCTTCCGTCGGGCTCGTGCGATAGCCATGCACACGTTTTCGACCCAGCAGGCCGGACACCGCTGGTCCCGACAAGCGAGTACGCTCCGGCTCCGGCGTCCCTCGTCGATTACGAGAACCTCCTCGCGACACTTGGTTTCGATCGAGGGGTCCTCGTCCAGCCCAGTGTCTACGGGACCGACAATCGGAACATGCTGGAATGCCTGGAGAAGAAGGGGCCTGGCGGCGAGGATGTATTCCGCGGCGTCGTAGTCGTGGACGATTCCGTGACGGACCGGGAGCTCGAAGCGATGCACGCGGTAGGTGTCCGCGGAATTCGCGTCAACGTGGTTTTCGGAGGCGGTGTCGACTTCGACGTCCTCGCCAACCTCGGCGAACGCATCGCGCCATTGGGCTGGCACGTGCAGTGCTTCGTCGATCTTTCAAGACTCCCGGACTTCGCGAAAAAGGCGGAGCGCCTTCCGGTTCCGGTTGTCGTGGATCACATGGGTCACTTTCCGGTTGCGCGCCACACGGACCGGTTACCAGCTTTTCAGGACCTGGTTGCCATGGTTCGAGAGGGTCAGGCCTGGGTGAAGCTGTCGGGGCCCAACCGAATCAGCGGCCACGACCACCCACCCTTCGATGACGTCAGGAGCCTAGTTGATGCCTTGGTGGCGGCCAACCCGCAGCAGCTCGTGTTCGGGACCGATTGGCCCCACGTAAAGCTGCCAACGCCCGTGCCCGACGACGGTGCTCTGATCAACGCGTTCCATCAGTGGATCTCAGACATCGAGATCCGCCACGACATTCTCGTTCGAAATCCTGGAAGGCTTTACGGTTTCAACCACCCGTGAAGAGGCTGCCTTCAAGCGTCTAACTCCAGAGCCTCAGATCACACTGGGGATTCTTGAATAACCGATGACAGACAACGGCTCATATGGCCAATGAGCGGGGCCGATCAAGCCACTTCAGCACTGACCTGATCGCTGCGTCCTCCTGTAACCTCGCGAGCAGCACCATCTGGCACCGTGGAAGCAGGGCCTCACGCGGTCTCACGAATTACGCGGGTGGGAAGAGAATACGGAACAGCGCCGAGCTTTCGCAGTGATGCGACGGTCCGCTCTTGGCCGACCGAGGTGACGGGGAGTCATGTTTCGGTGCCAGTCTAAATGGGGCGAATGCCGCGGCACGTCGGATACGCACTGCACCCCCAGAATGAATGGCCAGCCTTGGCCCCTTTTCGGATGGTCTTGCGCTCCATCGCCGCGGAGCATTTCGGACACGGTGGTGGCGCATCGGCTCCCTTTGGCTGCGGCTCTCCAGCGTGGAGGGCGCTAGGAAGGCCTTCCTCGTCCAGGCCAAGGACCGGCTCGACCCTGGAGGAAGTGGCTCCCTGTGGCTGCGGCAGTTGGTCTTCAAGGGCTTCGTAAGCGCTCCGCGAACCCCACCTACTCAGCGGGTTTGAGCGCGTATAGGCTCTCGTCCTGATGCCACGGCAGCAGTCGGTCGATGGCCTCGCCGGTTGTCGCGCCCGGCAGGTTCTTTAACACCTCGAGCAGGTACGCGTAGGGCTCCAGGCCGTTGATCTTGGCCGTCTCGATGACGCTGTAGATCGTGGCACTGGCGTGCGCACCCCGCGGCGTCTGACTGAACAGCCAGTTTTTGCGCCCCACCACGAACGGCCGAATGGCGTTCTCCGCGGGGTTGTTGTCCAGCGGGATGCGGCCATCCTCCAGGAAGCGGATGAGCCGGGGCCATTGGCTGTTGAGGTAGTGCACGGCCTTGCCGATGGCGCTCTTCGGCGGCACCTTCTCCAGGGACTGGTCAAGCCACTGGCGCAGATCCTCGATCAGCGGCCGGCTGTGCGTGGCGCGCAGGCGTTCACGCTTCTCAACGGGCAGGCCCTGGGCTTCGCGCTCCACCCGGTAGAGCTTGCCGATGGACGCCAGCGCCCGGTCGGCCTTGCCGGTCTTGCCCTTGGGCTGGACCTTCTGGGCCTCTTTGAACTTGCGGCGCGCATGCGCCCAGCACCCGGCATGGGTGATGGCATTATCGCGCACGACCTGGGCATAGCCCTCGTAGCCGTCGGTGAGCAGGATACCACCATAGTCATCCAGCAGGCGCCGCGGGACCTGGCCCGAGCGGCTGGGATCGTAGTCGAACAGCACCACCTCGGCTCCGGGCGGCCCGCCGCGTTGGACCCACATGTACGAGGTGCTGGAGGCGGCCCGCCCGGGCTCGGTGTTCACCTGCACGGTGGTCTCATCCATGTGGATGAGCTCCGCACTGTGCAAATGGGCGCGCATGCGCTCGGCCAGTGGCGCGAGCAACGCACCCAGGTCCACCATCCAGCGGGCGAGCGTGTTCCGTGGCAGCTCCAGGCCCAGTCGTTTGAAGACCTGCTCCTGGCGGTACAGCGGCAGCGCGTCCTGGTACTTGGCGGTGGCGATATAGGCAAGCAGTCCGGGGCTCGCGTTGCTCTTCGGCAGCGGCTGCGGCGGCAGATCGGCGATCTGGACACCGTCCTCGCAGGCCCGGCAGGCGTACTTGATGCGCACATGGCGCAGCACCTGGATCTGGGCCGGGATGATGTCGAGCTGCTCGGTGACCTCTTCGCCGATGCGGGTGAGCGCACCGCAGCCGCAGGCACACTGCTGTTCGTCCTCGGGGAGATCGTGGACGATGTCCACGCGAGGCAGCTCCGGCGGCAGTGGGGCGCGCCCACCCCGGCGACGCTTGCCGCCACTGGGGGCCGGCTGGTTTTCCTCTTCCGCCTCGGCAGTCTCACCTGACTCGGCGGGCTCTTCCACCAGGCTCTCGGCCTCGTCGAAGAACAGGTCCTGCTGCTTGATGCTGTACTTCTCGGTGGAGGGGCCGAAGCGGTTGTCCAGCAGCAGCCGGATTTGCTCGAACAGCGAGCGCTTCTCTGCCGCCCACGCGGCCTCCTTCTCGGCGAGTTGGGCCTGGAGGCGTTCGACCAGAGCGCGCTGCTCATCGAGCTCGCGCTGGAGATCGGAACTGGATGGCAACGTGTTGGTATCGGCCCGTTTCATGTGGGTAATTGTACCAAAACGCCACCGGTGCGGCGAGCAAAAATTTCATCCAACCGACTGAAAATGCAACGCTTTGTGCGGCTGCATACGGGTGATGTCGATGCCGTCGAGCAACCAGTTGAGCTCCTGGCCCGAGAGCGTGAGCCGCTCCCGCTCACCGCAAGCCGGCCACTTGAACCGCTCCTGCTCGAGGCGTTTGTACCAGACCACAAAGCCGTTGCGCTCCCAGAACAGGATCTTCACCTTATCCCGCGCCCGGTTGCAGAACACGAACACCGCCGCGGTGAACGGATCGCACGCCATGACCTCCTGGACGAGCAGCGACAAACCGTCAATCGACTTGCGCATGTCCACGGGCTCGCGGCACAGATACACCGCCACATCCGTCCCGGGCCGGATCATGCCACCACCTCCACGGCCACGAACCGTGCGGGACGGTGACGCTCCGGAACCGGAACTCCGGCCTCATGCAGCCGGCGCTCCCAGTCCATCAACTCGGCGAGCGAG
The DNA window shown above is from Aquisalimonas sp. 2447 and carries:
- a CDS encoding FadR/GntR family transcriptional regulator; amino-acid sequence: MLERDIREGKFAPGAKLPTESALAEQFAVSRPAVREAIAQLRSAGLVHTRQGAGTFVADATSARSAFSLAGRQLDKAELCYVFEIREEVETGAAALAARYRSLEDLDAMRVSLNRLNDAVEHGQPAAQHDIDFHHAIAAASGNRFFHELLELFAEQIVESIVIARSNTARTGRLTHNVQLEHQSIFEAIEEGNPEAARAAMHVHLSNAKKRLGLRRPAESSRIEAAE
- a CDS encoding amidohydrolase family protein — protein: MTTDTNIPMTPAPVARPSKPDTPLPSGSCDSHAHVFDPAGRTPLVPTSEYAPAPASLVDYENLLATLGFDRGVLVQPSVYGTDNRNMLECLEKKGPGGEDVFRGVVVVDDSVTDRELEAMHAVGVRGIRVNVVFGGGVDFDVLANLGERIAPLGWHVQCFVDLSRLPDFAKKAERLPVPVVVDHMGHFPVARHTDRLPAFQDLVAMVREGQAWVKLSGPNRISGHDHPPFDDVRSLVDALVAANPQQLVFGTDWPHVKLPTPVPDDGALINAFHQWISDIEIRHDILVRNPGRLYGFNHP
- a CDS encoding IS66 family transposase, translating into MKRADTNTLPSSSDLQRELDEQRALVERLQAQLAEKEAAWAAEKRSLFEQIRLLLDNRFGPSTEKYSIKQQDLFFDEAESLVEEPAESGETAEAEEENQPAPSGGKRRRGGRAPLPPELPRVDIVHDLPEDEQQCACGCGALTRIGEEVTEQLDIIPAQIQVLRHVRIKYACRACEDGVQIADLPPQPLPKSNASPGLLAYIATAKYQDALPLYRQEQVFKRLGLELPRNTLARWMVDLGALLAPLAERMRAHLHSAELIHMDETTVQVNTEPGRAASSTSYMWVQRGGPPGAEVVLFDYDPSRSGQVPRRLLDDYGGILLTDGYEGYAQVVRDNAITHAGCWAHARRKFKEAQKVQPKGKTGKADRALASIGKLYRVEREAQGLPVEKRERLRATHSRPLIEDLRQWLDQSLEKVPPKSAIGKAVHYLNSQWPRLIRFLEDGRIPLDNNPAENAIRPFVVGRKNWLFSQTPRGAHASATIYSVIETAKINGLEPYAYLLEVLKNLPGATTGEAIDRLLPWHQDESLYALKPAE
- the tnpB gene encoding IS66 family insertion sequence element accessory protein TnpB (TnpB, as the term is used for proteins encoded by IS66 family insertion elements, is considered an accessory protein, since TnpC, encoded by a neighboring gene, is a DDE family transposase.), translated to MIRPGTDVAVYLCREPVDMRKSIDGLSLLVQEVMACDPFTAAVFVFCNRARDKVKILFWERNGFVVWYKRLEQERFKWPACGERERLTLSGQELNWLLDGIDITRMQPHKALHFQSVG